The following are from one region of the Candidatus Amarolinea dominans genome:
- a CDS encoding trypsin-like peptidase domain-containing protein encodes MIDRDEYRVETNELIRSLLDLLHRFPEPPSLQTPDLAEDFDVPEDAGLEKIIGANNLRQIAWLEQGTLAARSVCRIITPAGQGTGFLIAPGLVLTNNHVLPSASALPGSRAELNYQNDANGQLLPSHRYKFDDRQFVTNEALDFTLVALLSDPTRPPLDQWGIMRLNPENEPLPNEHVVIIQHPEGGPKQICLTANQVVNIWDHRLQYTTDTLPGSSGAPVCNERWEVIALHHAGVAISR; translated from the coding sequence TTGATTGATCGGGATGAATATCGAGTCGAGACCAACGAACTCATTCGTTCACTGCTCGACCTCCTACACCGATTTCCAGAACCACCAAGCCTGCAAACTCCCGATCTTGCCGAAGATTTCGATGTGCCCGAGGACGCCGGCCTCGAGAAAATCATTGGCGCCAACAACCTGCGCCAGATCGCCTGGCTGGAACAGGGCACGCTTGCAGCTCGCAGTGTGTGCCGTATCATCACCCCCGCTGGCCAGGGCACAGGCTTCTTGATTGCTCCCGGTTTGGTTCTCACCAACAACCATGTGCTGCCCAGTGCTTCTGCCCTGCCGGGGTCTCGCGCTGAGCTCAACTACCAAAACGACGCCAACGGTCAACTGCTGCCATCACATCGCTACAAATTCGACGATCGGCAGTTTGTTACGAACGAAGCACTGGACTTCACACTCGTCGCCTTGCTATCCGACCCAACCAGACCACCGCTCGACCAGTGGGGAATCATGCGCCTGAATCCCGAAAACGAGCCATTACCAAATGAGCACGTCGTAATCATCCAGCATCCCGAGGGCGGCCCAAAGCAGATCTGTCTGACGGCTAACCAAGTTGTCAACATTTGGGACCATCGCCTGCAGTACACGACCGATACCCTGCCGGGTTCGAGCGGCGCACCCGTGTGTAATGAGCGTTGGGAAGTGATTGCGCTCCATCATGCGGGTGTGGCAATCTCAAGGTAA